The genomic region TTCGCCAGTGCTTGTCTTCGGCATGGTTCAGTGAGCCCAcaggatgcttgggagctcatctacccaaCCTCTTCTCTTTGTGCCCAGTCGGGCTTTTATCCCCTCGATGATACTTTCGTTGACACTTTCCACCTGACCATTGCCTTGAGGATGCGCAACGGAGGAGAAAGTGTGCTCAATCTTCATTTCTTTCATCCAATTTTGGAGATCCTGTAAAGCAAAATTGGTACCATTATCTGTGACGATTTTGAGTGGGAGACCAAATCTGCAAATGATGTGCTCCCAGATAAACTTGCGCACCATCTttgcagtggttgaggcgagagctttggcctccacccacttaGTAAAATAATCAACGGCAACGATTATGAACTTTACGGCTCCCGGAGCATCAGGGAAAGGTCACACCATATCAATTCCCCACTGTTGGAAAGGCCAAGCAGTGGATACAGGAATGAGATCGTTTTTCGGGCGCAGGGTTTTCGGGGAGTGTCTTTGGCATGAATCACATTTGCGCAACTCCCTTAGAGCGTcgacatgcatccctggccagtaATAACCAGCGTTCATaatcttcgcgacaaccatgcGTGGTCCTACATGGATGCCACAGATCCCTTCGTGAATCTCTCTAATCAAGTAATTTGCGTcttgggggtccacacagcgcaaTAAGGGCCCCAAGAAGGACTTTCGGTATAAAATACCACCATTCATTTCATAATGCAGGGCCTTGTTCTGAATCTTCCTTGCCTCTGCTTTGCTCTCCGAGAGTATTCCTTCTTGCAGATATTGAATTATAGGGGTCATCCAAGATGGCTGCCCTACTTCGATCACATTTAACTGGCGCAGCAGGACTGATGGATTATTGAGTACTTCAATCCTTACATCTTTGGCTAGATGTTGAAAGGCCGTTGAAGCGAGCTTTCTCAAGGTGTCTGCTGGTTTGTTTTCAGAGCGATTGATGTGAACTACCTTGTATGATTTGAAGCGTTGAAGTAACTCTTTCGCTTGATCCAAATACTGGGCCATGACCTCGCCCTCTGCATCATAAATTCCATTGATTTGACTGGCGATCAGAAGCGAGTCGACACGCGCTTGTAGATTTTGAGCTCCCATTTTTATGGCGAGGCGCAAGCCTGCCAGAaatgcttcatattctgcctcattgttggtGTTCTTGAAGTCCAGCTTGACGGCGTATGTAAATTCATGCTTCTCGGGGCTCACTAGGCCCTGCTCCTGCGCCGTCCTCATTTGATGCCCCATCAGTGTATAGTAACCACAACTCATTAGATGTGTCTTTTTCGGGAGTCTCAACAATCTCACAATCTTTGATTTTTTCCAATGGGACTTCTGTGACGAAGTCTGCTAGAACTTGACCCTtgatggctgggcgcggcctatACAAGATGTTGTGGCCACCTAGCTCGATCGCCTACTTTGCTAACCGCCCAGACGTCTCTGGTTTTCGCAATATTATGCCGATGTGAAAGTTGGTAAGTACTATGATTACGTGCCCCGTAAAGTATCTGCGCAGCCTTCTAGAAGCATGAAGTAGCGCCAATACCAACTTTTCCATTGTGGAGTATCTCGTTTCTGGATCAGTAAGCACCCTACTGACATAATAAATTGGAGTTTGAACTCTGTTTCTTTCTACCATCAATACCGACCCTACTACCTTATCCGAAGAAGATAAGTACAATATGAGTGGTTACTTCTCATACGGCGCGGTCAGTGTAGGGAGCTTTATCAAACATTCCTTCATCTGCTGGAATGCGGCTTCTGCCTCGGGTGTCCACTTAAATTCTTGCTTCTTTACGCAGTTGCGCAAGGTGCTGATAAAAGGATATGACTTTGCAGCGTGATTTGATAAGAAACGGTTTAGCGTGGCTAAGGGCGGCTAATCGTTGCATTTCCTTGATTGTTTTTTTGTGACGGCATTCGCTCTATTTCTTGAACCTTTTCTGGGTTACTTTAAAGCCGCCGTTTGTGACTAGGGAGCCCaaaaacttcccttcttccataccAAAGGAACATTTGGCAGGATTTAACTTCATGTTCACACTTTTCAACGAGTTGAACGTTTTCCCAATATCCTTTAGCATCTGGCCTTCTTCGGGACTCTTGATTACTAGATCATCGATGTAGACTTCGATGTGTTTCCCAATATCATCCACGAAGATTTTATCCATCAGGCGCTGGTATGTCGTGCCGGCGTTTTTGAGACCGAACGGCATCTTTGTATAGTAGAAGATGCCGAGATcggttctgaaagctgtcttgtcttcatcttggAGTTTCATCTGAACATGGTGGTACCCCTTGTAACAATCTAAAAAGCATTTCCATCTGTATGGTGCGAGAGAGTCTATCTTTTTTTCGATCTCGGGCAAAGAGTAGCAGTCTTTGGGACATGGCTTGTTGAGATCTGTATAATCAACGCACATTCTCCATCCTCCATTTGACTTCTCCACCATTACGGGGTTTGCCACCCAACTCTGATAGCGCACCTCTAGAAGGATTCCTGCTTTTAAGAGCTCACATACTTGCTCGTTCATTGCTTTGGTCTTATCCGCTCCGAAACTGCGCCTTCTTTGTACTTTTGGTTCAATGGAGGGATAAGTGTTTAGACAATGCTCTGTAACGtcgcgcgggacaccggtcatgtctgtcGGAGTCCAAGCGAAAATATCCATGTTTCTGAACAAGAGCTGTTTGAGGTGCATTCTGATGTTTGGTGAGATAGCGTGGCCTATCGTCACCGTTTGTTCTGGCTATTTACGATTTAAAACCCATTTTCTGGTTCTGTTGTTGAGACTTTTGGCGCTTTTGTCGGGCGCAACTCATCTGCCGACATTACTTCCTTTTTTGCATAGATAATTGCCACCCCCGTCTTGGTTGGAAACCCGATTGCTGAATGGGGGGTGGAGGTTACCATGTTGAGCTCTCCTTGGGTTTCTCTCCCAATCAAAACGCCATGCCTTGATTTGACAAGCATTACCATGAAGTTGACCATTGTTGTTCTTGAGTGCTTCCCGTCAGAAAGCGTGAGGGGAAGCTGATTTGGCCTAGCGGGAAGACCATTTCATTGCAGAATCCCgacaaaggataatcgactgGCTCAAGTCTTGCTTTATCTTCATCGTCGAACTGATTAAAGCATTGCTCATAGATGATATCTGATGTACTTCCTGGGTCAATGAATACGCACTCTGTCTCATAATGGCCGATAATGCCGGTAATGACGACGGGGCACGTTGCGCGTGGACCCTCGCGCACTACCGGGAAGATAACCTGTTGCTCTTCCCATGCTGGTTCGAAAGgtcgcttgcctttatctctagCGCTGTATCGTGGTCCATTGACCATATGTGTTTCCAGGCGTCTGACCTTTTTGTCTCTTCCATCAACGTGGCGCTGAATCTGACATGTCTCTTTGTGCACGTTCTTTACTAAATGACCTAGCTTTCCACTTTTCAGTGCTTTTTCGATTTCTTGCCTTAAGTTGATACAGTCAGATGACCTGAATCCTTGTGGGAGTCGCAATACAGGTTGGGGTCTTGCCCCTTTTTGTTGGTCATAGGCCTTGGCGCCTTAAAATCATGATTCTCCGTCATGAGCACCTCTTTAGGTGTCTTTATGAACGGAGTCCAATGCTTTTCTCG from Helianthus annuus cultivar XRQ/B chromosome 10, HanXRQr2.0-SUNRISE, whole genome shotgun sequence harbors:
- the LOC110880879 gene encoding uncharacterized protein LOC110880879, whose translation is MGHQMRTAQEQGLVSPEKHEFTYAVKLDFKNTNNEAEYEAFLAGLRLAIKMGAQNLQARVDSLLIASQINGIYDAEGEVMAQYLDQAKELLQRFKSYKVVHINRSENKPADTLRKLASTAFQHLAKDVRIEVLNNPSVLLRQLNVIEVGQPSWMTPIIQYLQEGILSESKAEARKIQNKALHYEMNGGILYRKSFLGPLLRCVDPQDANYLIREIHEGICGIHVGPRMVVAKIMNAGYYWPGMHVDALRELRKCDSCQRHSPKTLRPKNDLIPWVEAKALASTTAKMVRKFIWEHIICRFGLPLKIVTDNGTNFALQDLQNWMKEMKIEHTFSSVAHPQGNGQVESVNESIIEGIKARLGTKRRGWVDELPSILWAH